GTCGATAAATTAATCTGACACGATGTTTAAATTCATCATGTTTAAATTGGAtttaaatattatgatattcaTTATGTTGCACATATCATTTAAGACAAACCTATAAGATTgaacttttaataattaaatcataagatgctttaattaattaattaaaagtttgagaaactttaattataatataataatgagTGGGAAAAGGATATATGACAATAAATCCTACGGCCTCCATTATTGACAAAAGCAACGAGAGGTTTAAATGGCGCCTAGTGACGCATAGGACGTCCTCCCTAAAGAAGGTTTTCatttaaatcaaaattcaaGGCTTAGTTTCCGAAAGGATATGATTTTagttgaagaaaatattattcccaagaattttggcGTATGACAAAAACAAGACAGCTCTGCGGTTCATATgtgtgacatatatcagttcaaccGTCCAGCTCAAATAATGGTGTATCTTTCTAACCGGCCAAAGCTAAAAGGAGCTTCAACCGCTTATCAGAACCAGATCATTTAAAGGACCATTTATTactcaaagacattctctgaccggtttAATACATTCAAAGTATTACACCATCTTGAAGTCAACGTATATACATCTGCTCCTAGATTGATCCGCATTTATGATCCTATCCCAAAGAAGATAGACCAAATATAGACTGCATGTTCTGATGCTAAATACAGTTACTATAAAAGGAACTCCTCAAGAAAAGCACTTCAGAACGGTGCTGAGCAAAAGGAAGATTAAATGCGTTCATTAAAGAACATTTAATGCTCATAAAGACGACAGCGACTCATCTGTTCAGAGAATCAGGTTAACGTTGCTATGTCCTTCTCGACCGTTAAGAAAATCGTGTATATTAACGAAAGAGTGTGCTAGCAGAAAGATGTCTTTTCATATCACAATCGAATCACAACAGCTTGCTTGCATACTAGAAAAGATCTCCAAGCGCTCCTAAAAGTTTACGTACTTCTTCGCTTAATCAGCACGCTTTCAACAGAAAATCATTTGATCACCTTAGGATCATTTTCGTGCTACTCACACCAAACCATTTATTCTCATCAGTAACCTTTTAGTTATGAGATCAAGTCTTGTTATCTGGTGAACTGAGTGTTCTtaatatccagaagtgtaaagtgatcactaagagttccaatacaggcagtgtgataagtcctgattggattGGGCTGTTGCAAATACGTTGTAAAGCCAAAGTTTTTTAGTAGAATCCTTCATGgaaaaggaagaaggggtgacgtaggagtattcaatctccgaacatccataaaaatcttgtgttatttacttATCGCAAGCTCTTACCTTTTTAACTGCAATTTATTAAGTTTGCGAAAATTGTTTGAACTGTCATTGGAAATTGTGAACCGTTTTCCGCACTCATCAGTGGTTCAAGTTTCCAACCGTTTGAgaaagaattttcaaccgcctaaaaacgcTTGAAAAACTTATTTTAATTCAGAAAATTTAAAAGAGTTAATTCACCatcctctaaactctttcccgatcccaacaagtggtatcagagcaaggtttTGTCAAACATTGACATCTTTTCAATCACTTATGgcttctttcaataaaattccaatgttctctaaagaagattatgaCGATCGGAAAATTCGCATGCAGGCACATTTAGCAGCCCAAGATGACaatatgtggtatgtcatcactgacggGGCCAATGAGAATTCTGAAGGTGAATACAGCTGCAACAATAACTGAAGGTGCTCCTCAGATGATTGAAAAGCACAGATCTGAATGGACAGCTGAGGATAAAAAGAAGACTACGAAAGATATTCTCTATACAACTCTGGACAAGAATATGTTCGCCAAAATCAAGACCTGCACTACTGCGAAggaaatatgggaaaaacttGCTCAACTATGCGAAGGCAATGATCAGACTAAGGAAAACAAGTTGACTGTGGCTATCCAGAAGTTTGACAACGCAAAGATGAAGTCAGGAGAAACTCTTGCAGAATTTGACGAACGGTTCAGCGGTATCATCATCGAACTCACCTCACTCGGAAAGAATATTCTAACAAAGAAATTGCTTTACAGGTTATGCGAGCtcttcccagagaatgggatgcAAAGACTATAGCAATGCGAGAATCAAAAGATCTGAACAAACTAGAACTTCATGATCTCTTCGCCGACCTTAAAGCGTATGACTTCGAGCTAGGAATACGAACTGAAGAGGATCCATCCACATCGCAACAAACAAAGGCACTGCCAGCTACCATAGTGACTCTTCTGGTCGAAGAGTCATCAAGTAAGAAATCGGCCGAGCAAttaagcaatgaagccatgtctttatttgttaaaaaattcagtaaatttatgcgtaagaatcaatcacagatgaataaacctcacttcaacaaggacaatactgatgatggtcaagattgttttaactgtggaaagaaagGACACTTTATTGTAGAATGCAACAGGACAAGAAAAGATGAAACGAAATCAGGTGACAGAAGACGAgttaaagaaaacaaaagattcATCAAAAAGAAGAGTCAGCGAGTCCTAGTTGCAGAAGAAGACAAAGGCAAATGGGCTGAATCAgaatttgaaaaatctatttctgAAGAATCTTTGAGTGAAAGCAAAGATGAGAAAGTAGAGTGTCTCATGGccaaagaagatcaagaatctactgatgaaatggtatttgactttaactcTGATGAATTAACACGAATAGATCTTGTCACCGCACTTCACGACATGGTAGATGAGTTTAAAAGGCTATCACAGCAGTTCAATGAAGCCAAAACAGAAAAACAAAACTTGGAAAATAAGTTAACTCTCTCTAGTTGTTCGCAGCAAAAAGAGGTTAACGGTTTGAGAATAAAGTTAAGTCTGCTAacggctgagaatgatgatctgcgaagattgttccatgctactttgaaagaaaacaaacggtTGATAAATACAATTAACaattggaacaagtcctctgttTCTCTGAATAGGATGCAGGAAATGCATAAGCCAGCCGGAGACAGAACCGGGCTAGGTTATAGCATTAATGAATGCAGCACCTCAGGAGCACAAACTCAACCGCTACTAGAAAAGGgcaatttaaaaccaattaaatttttCAGATCTAGTACGttatatgaacatgataaacCTGAAGATTAAGGCACTCAgaatgtaaatcttgaaaataacagAAGGCGATGTGGTTTAGGATACGTCAAAATTGAGAATGCTAAAACCAAACGATCATGGATCGGACGCAGGCCTAATACAACCGTTTACAACGGTTCAGGTTGGGCCAGCAGAAAGTCAGGGTCAACCGGAAATCATTAAAAAACTAGACCGAACCATTACCACAATAGccgacctgttcaaaagagatacCGGTTGAGTGACAATGACAGATGGTCTAAACAACATACTGGAAAGAAAAAGACACTGCATAGACCACCTGATTATGCACATAATAGCTCTCTCTTTAGGACATATCATGAAAAATCCTTCAGAATAATTCAAGTGTAGGTCCCCAAGGGTATAATAAGCTCAGCACCCAAATAGGGAAGGGTACCAATTtcttttttcaaataatgttagGTGTCAAAGAAAAAGAACTTGGAGGAATCAATCTGGTTCTTGGATAGTGGCTGTtctagacacatgactggaagcAAAGATCTCATGTCAGATGTAATCAACTACAAATGTCCAACAATCACCTTCGGTGACAATTCTAAAGGTAAAGCTGttggtaagggtaagattatccacagcaaaattattattagagatgaacttcttgtagaaaatctatgttataacatgataagcataagccaactaTGTGACAGTGGTTACACCGTAGAATTTCAAAAACTCATATGTACTGTCAAAACCGCGGCAGGTAATATCATGTTAACTGGTCATAGAGAGCAAAATACATACAAAGTTAAATGGAATGATGACTGTCTTAGCGCATCTACCTGTTTTGTCGCCttaaatggaaataaaaattggctttggcatAAACGGCTCAATCATCTtaattttaaatctattgccaCTATCAACAAACTTAAATTAGTATCTGGATTGTCTAACATTGATTTTTCCAAAGATAGAATTTGCAATGCTTGTCAGTTAGGTAAACAAGTCCGGTCAACATTCAAGAGGAAAGGAAGAAACTCATCAGCAAGATGCCTGGAACTTCTTCATATGGACTTGTTCGGACCAATACCCGTAACGAGCTCGGGGGGAAAGAAATACACTCTCGTAataattgatgatttctccaGATTTACATGGGTAAAATTTCTAAACTCCAAAGACCAAACCGCTGATCAACTAATCAAGCTGCTCAAAAGACTTCAAAACGAGAAAAGTGAAGCAGTTGACAGAATCAGG
This sequence is a window from Primulina tabacum isolate GXHZ01 chromosome 17, ASM2559414v2, whole genome shotgun sequence. Protein-coding genes within it:
- the LOC142531720 gene encoding uncharacterized protein LOC142531720, with the translated sequence MTICGMSSLTGPMRILKVNTAATITEGAPQMIEKHRSEWTAEDKKKTTKDILYTTLDKNMFAKIKTCTTAKEIWEKLAQLCEGNDQTKENKLTVAIQKFDNAKMKSGETLAEFDERFSGIIIELTSLGKNILTKKLLYRLCELFPENGMQRL